Below is a genomic region from Paenibacillus rhizovicinus.
AGTTCGGCAAAGAGTAACAAGCGCCAATGTGGTGTACTGGGTGCAGTAGTTTTTCTGATGCTCCCCGAAATATGAAAAAAGAGAAACCCGCCGTTTCTATTACACGCGGGTCTCTCGATTCTCAGGCCGCTCCTTTACCGGAGCGGTTTTTTTTCTGGCGTCCATCAAGATCGTCAAGCTGATCAGCGAGACTAGAATCGTCGCTCCCATGTCCGACAGGATGGCGATCCACAGTGTCAGCCAGCCCGGAATCGTCAGCAATAAGGCAATGAGCTTCAAGGCAAGCGCAAGCCCGATGTTGAAGCGGATCGTACGGTTGACGCGCTTGGCGACTTTAACGGCTTCGGGCAGCATGCCGAGATGATCCTGCATGAGCACGATGTCGGCCGTCTCGATCGCGCTGTCCGTGCCTTTGCCCATCGCGATGCCAAGGCTCGCGGATGCCAACGCCGGCGCATCGTTGATGCCGTCGCCGATCATTGCGACCTTGTGCCGGGACGAGAGCGCCTTGACCCGGTCTACTTTGTCCTCGGGCAGCAAGCCGGCGATATAATCGGTTATGCCCGTGGCTTCCGCGACCTTGCGCGCGGTTGCTTCATGGTCGCCGGTCAGCATCACGGTCTTACGGATCCCCAGACGTCGAAGCGATTCGATCACGCTGCGGCTTTCTTCCCGTATTTCATCCGCGATGCCGTAAATCCCGAGTACGCGGCTATCGTTCGATACGATGACGAGCGTCATGCCTGCCTGCTTCAATCTTCCGATTGCACGGGTTACCTCATTCGTAAGGACGGGGCCCGACAAACTGTTTTCATTCCCGATCCGATACGCTATCCCTTCAATGACGCCGGTCACTCCTTGACCCGAGACGGTTTGAAGATTTTCGGCGACTGCTGGGGCGATCCCATAAGCAGTGACTGCCTTCAAGACGGCTTTCGCCAGCGGATGGGAGGATCCATGCTCGAGCGCGCCGGCGATTTGGTGAAGACGGGCATCGAAGACGACGCAATCTTCGACGCGAGGCTCGCCTTTCGTCAGCGTGCCGGTTTTGTCGAAGGCGAGCAGATTGATGCGGCCTAACTGTTCCAGATGAACGCCGCCTTTGATCAGAATTCCGCAGCGAGCGGCTCTAGTTATCCCGGACAGAATGGCGATAGGCGATGAGAGGATGAGCGCGCAAGGACAACCGACGATCAGGACAGCCAGACTCTGATACAGCCAATTGCTCCAATCGCCGCCGTACAGAAGCGGAGGGAGAAGCAGAACGAGGACAGCGACCGCTATGATAAGCGGCGTATAGTACCGGGAGAAGCGATTGATGAACAATTCGGTGGGCGTCTTGGTTTCTTGGGCCTCTGCAACGAGATGAAGGATTTTGGAAAGTGAAGAATCCTTATAGGCGCGCGTGATCGACACGCGAAGGACGCCTTCGTTGTTCAGCGTGCCTGCGAATACGTTGTCGCCGGCTGCCTTGTCGACGGGGAGCGATTCTCCCGTAATGGCGGCTTCGTTCACGGAGCTGTGCCCATGACGTACGATTCCGTCAGAGGGGATAAGCGCGCCCGAACGGACTAGGACTAGATCCCCCGGAACAAGGGCGGAGATCGGAACGAGTTCCTCGCGGCCATCCGTCAGGCGGAGCGCTTCCTTCGGCGCCAGCTGCAGCAGCGATTCCATGGATCTGCAGGCCTTCTCCATGCCGAGTCCTTCGAGCCATTCATTCAATCCGAACAGCAGAGCCACGAACGCGGCTTCTTGCCAATCCCCGATGCCGACGGCGCCGACGAGCGCGATGGTCATCAGCGTATCGATATTGAAGCGGAAGCGAAGCAAATTACGCAGTCCGCGTACGAACGTCGCATATCCGCTCATTACAATCGCTACGATCGAGAGAGCGACGGTGATCCAGGAGGACCAGCTGCCGTCGCCGATTAAAGCTGCAGCATAGACGACGGCAGCAGCTATCAGTCCCTTCAGTGCATGAGGGCCGCCATGGGTATGCCCGTGCCCATGCCCGTCATGCCCATGCTCGTGATCATGTCCATGACCATGCTCGTGCCCATGCCCATGCCCGTGCCCGTGCCCGTGCCCGTGCCCGTCATGCCCATGTTCGTGCCCATGCTCAAGCTCGTGCCCATGCCCATGTTCGTACCCATGCCCATCATGCCTATGCCCGTGCCCAAGCTCATGCCCATGCCCGTGCCCAGGCTCCTGACCTTGCCCCGGCGTCTCGCCTTGCACAGCGGAATAATCGATATACGCCCGTTCTCTCTTCAAAATACGTTCAACCTCAGGTATCGAAACGAGCGGATCCAGCTTCATTTTGCCGGAGCCGTAGTTCAGAACAGATGCTTCGCCGTGCTTCAATTTGCGCAGCTGATGTTCAAGCTCCATGGTGCAGCTTGGACAGGAGAGACCTTTTACGCGATATTCGTTCATAGGCACCCTCTCTATTAGGCTGTATAGGTTATAGATTGCGTCGCGTTGCCACAAAATAATAATTGCTGACCGGCCGTTTCTAGTGGTACGTTAATAGAAAACCATTCCTTTACATAGCGATGCAGGAGGTCGGCAATCGTCCATGACGATGTATAAACGAATTCATATTGTCGTACTGCTGCTTTGTATCATTAGCTTCGGAGCTGCTTTTCCAGTCTATGCAGCGGAGGAGGATCAAGGGAAGCCCATCTTATCCTCGGATTCCGCGATTCTTATCGATGCCAAGACGGGAACGGTGTTGTTCGCGCACAACGAGGAGAAGCAGCAATTTCCGGCCAGCATTACGAAAATCGTAACGGGTATCATCGCCATGGAAAGCGACCAAGACTTATCGAGCCTCGTAACGACGTCCAAGGAAGCGCGCAACGAGGAGGGAACGCGCATCTACTTGGAGGAAGGCGAGCAGCAGACCTTGTTCAACCTGCTGTACGGCATGCTCATGAATTCGGGCAACGATGCGGCCACGGCGATTGCCGAATTCATCGATGGCTCCAAAGCGAAATTCGCCGAGCGGATGAATCGCTTCGTCGTCGAGAAAGCCGGCGCCACGCATACGCATTTCGTCAATCCGAGCGGCTTGCCGGATCCCGAGCAGTACACGACCGCAATGGATATGGCCAAGATTGCGAGATATGCGATGCAGAACCGGTTGTTCCGAACGATTGTCGGGACGAAGACATTGCCGTGGAACGGGCAGACATGGAAAACGACGCTGGTCAATCATAACGAAATGCTGGGCAATTACGAAGGCACGACGGGCATCAAGAACGGCTATACGGGAGATTCGGGCTTTACGCTCGTCACCTCGGCCAAACGCGGCGACTTGGAGTTGATCGGCGTGCTGCTTAAGTCACCGACCAAATCGGCGCTTTATAAGGATATGACGAAACTGCTCGACTACGGGTTTCAACATTTTGACTTGCAGCAAGTGAGGGCGGCGAACCCTGCCTATCCGCTCGCAGGCACGGAACCGGAGAATTCCGCGACGGACGAGCCGCTCTATGCGGTGGTGCCGAAGGGCGAAACGCCGGTCATTACGGTTACGCCGGATCGGGAAGTCAAGGTTCTGACGTCGCTCGGTGAATATTCGGCCGGCAAGCTGAAGCCGATTTCTCCTAATATGGCCGCGATCGCGCGGCAATACGGGGACATTGATGCTTCGGTACAACGTGCCGTGCTCAAGGAAGACGTACCGAAAGAACCGTCAGCGAGCACGAAAGTGAAAATTTTTATCGTGTGGGTCGGCCTCATGGCGTATTTGTGCCTGATTGCCGTCATCCGCGTCAGACGCAACCGAATACAGCGCGGACGAAGCTTCTAATGCGGGTAAACTGCGGCGAACATGCGATTTTATCGATGATAAAGAGGTAATTCCCTGGAATGCGGCGTATATATAGCATGTAACCGTATCCAAAACGAGGAGATGGAAACGATGAGACTTTCAGTTGAACAGTCGGCTGCACAGTGGTACATCAGAGAATTGGAATTGTCGGATGGCGATCATTTGCGGATTTTTGTTAGACTTGGCGGCAGCGGCAGCGTTCAACCCGGTTACTCGCTCGGCATCATGAAGGATACGCCTCGTAACTTGGGCTTGAAGGATGTCGTGGAAGGGATCACGTTTTACATGGAAGCGGACAACTTGTGGTTTCTGGACGACAAGGAGCTGCTCATCCGGTTCAACGAAGCGGAAGACGACATCTCCATGGACATTGAATAGTCGAGCTTTCATGACGGAAGCGGTACGGAAATGGAGCGAATCGATTGCGATTGTATCATTTCAGCGAAGATCCGAATATTCAAGCATTCACCCCGCGCCAATTGCCTTATCGTCTTCATGAACCTGCGATGGTGTGGGCGATCGACGAATGGCATGCCTATCATTACTATTTCCCGAGGGACTGCCCTCGGGTTTGTTTTTGGCCGGCGCCGACGACGTCCGAGGCGGACCGCGAGCGCTTCTTCGGATTATCGGGAACGCATCGCGTCATCGCCGTCGAGAGCGGCTGGTTGGATCGCATCCGGGATGCGGCTGTCTTCCGGTACGAATTCGACACTCGCAATTTCGAAGTGTACGCGAAGGATGCAGGCTATTATATCGCGAAGCAGGAAGTCGTACCCTTGCGAGTGGAGCGCGTCGGCGATTGCCTGGGCGGAATGGCGGAAGCAGGCATCGAGGTGCGGATCACGCCTTCCTTGCAGCGGCTGCGGGAAGCAATTCCGGCTTCGTCCGTGAACTTCTCCATGATTCGGATGTCCAATGCAAGAACCGAAATGGAAGGCTGAAATAAGACCGATGCAGGCAGGCGCGGAGTCCGACAAAAGCCGATGAATGTTGAAAAAGGCTGACGGAGACGCAGTTGCCTTCGCTTGCCCCGTGCGTCATTCCCATCTATAATGGTTCCAATGAAGTCGGCAAGGACGTGAGGCAGGCATGGATTTCAAGAAATACAAGACGTTCCAGGTCGTCGCGGACACGCTGAATTTGACGCGCGCCGCCGATCAGCTCGGTTATACGCAGCCGACGATCACGCTGCAGCTGCAATCCCTTGAGAGCGAGCTTGGCGTCACGCTCCTCGGACGAAACGGGAAACGAACGTTCTTGACCCCCGCAGGCAAGATCGTCAAACATTACGTGGACCAGACCTTCGCGCTTATGGATGAGATGGAGGCCGAGCTGCGCAAGCTCGAGAACCCGCACGGATTGCTGACGGTCGCGGCGCCTGAATTTTATTGCACGCAATACTTATCGCTCATTCTGCACTCCTACATCGCCGAGAATCCGAACGTGAAGCTGCAGCTGTTCTCGTGCGACAGCAATGACGCCATCAAGAAGGTCTCGTCGAACGAAGCGGATTTGGCGATCATCGCCGGTCCGTGCGATCTGCCGCAGATGGAGAAGATGCCGCTCGGCAGGGAGGATCTCGTCCTCGTGACGACGACCGAGCTGCTGGAACAGCATGAGCTGTCGGAACTGCTCGAGACGTACCCGTTCATCACGTATAAGTCCGGCTCCAACATTCAGCGGCTCGTCAACGAATGCTTGTCGGAATACGGCTTCGTGCCGGATAAATACATCGCGTGCGTCTCCGACGAGACGATTAAGCGGACGGTGATGTATAACACGGGAATTGCGCTTCTAGGCGCGGCGTTAGTCGAGGATGAACTTCGAAAAGGAACGTTGGCGGAAATTCATAGGTTTCCCGGCAAAATCGAAACGAACATGGTCATGCTCAAGAAACGGATTGCGGAACAAAACATTCATTCTTTCGCGCAAATCGTACAGCGGATTTGGAAAGAATGGGACTGACGCATCCGATTTCGCTTCAGGCATAGCTGTCGATATCCAATAGCTAGATCTGCCTTCGGCTGCTTTTAAGCCGGAGGTTTTTCGTTTTTAGGCCCTTGAGCAGCTCCATTTCGCATGGTAAAAGACGGTAACATTACGATTCTTAATCGTTACCATAGAATTATTTAATTTTTTCAACAAAAAACGCTATGTTACAATGAGACTATCTGAAAGTCTAGGAAAGGGTGCAGCTTATGGATGCGGTAAAGAATACGAACATCACGATTATCGGCGTACCGCTGCATTATGGTGCAAACCGGAAGGGCGTTGATCTGGGGCCTGACGCGATTCGCGGCGCGAATTTGCATGATCGGCTGGAGGCGCTCGGCTATTCGATCGAGGATGCCGGCGACCTGCAGGTGAACCGGCTGCTGCAGCCTGCCGCGCAGGACGAGAAGCTGAAATATATGAACGAGATCGCGAGGGTGGACCAAGCGCTGTGCGATACCGTCTCGGAAGAAATGGGCAAGGGCAGATTCCCGCTCGTATTGGGCGGCGACCATAGCATTGCGATCGGCACGATCAAAGGCGTCCTGCGGCATGTAAAGCGGCTGGGCGTTATTTGGTTTGATGCGCATACGGACGTCAATACGCACGAGACGACGGACTCGGGCAACATTCACGGCATGTCGCTGGCGGCATTATTGGGCTACGGACATGACGATTTGACCTCGATCGGCGGGTCTGGCCTCAAGCTGCTGCCCGAGAACATCGTCATTATCGGCGCGCGGTCGATCGACCCCGGCGAGCGTGCTTTTCTGAAAGCGAAGGGGATTAAAGTTTTCACGATGCACGATATCGACCGTAACGGCATGAAGCAAGTCATGGAGGAAGCGCTGGACATCGTGTCGAACGGCACGGACGGCGTTCACTTGAGTCTCGATCTCGACGGCATGGATCCGTCGGACGCGCCGGGCGTCAGCACGCCGGTAAGCGGCGGCCTATCGTACCGGGAAAGCCATTTTGCGATGGAGCTCCTGTTCGAACGAAATCTGCTCGTATCGGCGGAGATCGTGGAAGTGAATCCGATGCTGGACCAGCATAACAAGACGGCCGTGGCGGCCGTGGAGCTGATCGGTTCCGCGTTCGGGGAACGGATCCTTTAAGCCGGTCGGCTTAAGCCTGTTTCGGTTTCGAAGCGTCGCATGATCTGCATGGCAACTGTAATCACGATGCGATTGGAAAGAGGAGCGTGTCCGCATGGCAAGCACATCTAACGCGTCCAGCAGGATAATCGCACAGACCGAACGGCTTGGAGCACGCAATTATCACCCGCTGCCGATCGTCGTTTCGAAGGCGGAAGGCGTCTGGGTCGAGGATCCGGAGGGAAACCGGTTCATGGATATGCTGAGTGCCTACTCGGCGCTGAATCATGGGCATCGGCATCCGCGCATTATTGCCGCCTTGAAAGAGCAGGCCGATAAAGTGACTCTGACCTCGCGCGCGTTTCATAACGATCGATTGGGCATCTTCTACGAGAAGCTGAGCACGATGACGGGCAAGAATATGATTTTGCCGATGAACACGGGCGCGGAAGCGGTGGAAACGGCGCTCAAAGCCGTTCGGCGCTGGGCGTACAACGTGAAGCGAGTGCCTGCGGATCAAGCGGAAATCATCGTCTGCGAAGGGAATTTCCACGGCAGGACGATTACGGTCACGTCTTTCTCGTCCTCGGACGAATACAAGGCGGGCTTCGGACCGTTCACGCCAGGCTTCCGAGTCATTCCGTACGGCGATATCGAGGCGCTAAGAGCGGCGATCACGCCGAATACGGCTGCATTCCTCGTGGAGCCGATTCAAGGCGAAGCGGGCATTATCATGCCGCCGGCAGGCTTCTTGAAAGAGGCGGCTGAACTCTGCAGACAGCAT
It encodes:
- a CDS encoding heavy metal translocating P-type ATPase; translation: MSGYATFVRGLRNLLRFRFNIDTLMTIALVGAVGIGDWQEAAFVALLFGLNEWLEGLGMEKACRSMESLLQLAPKEALRLTDGREELVPISALVPGDLVLVRSGALIPSDGIVRHGHSSVNEAAITGESLPVDKAAGDNVFAGTLNNEGVLRVSITRAYKDSSLSKILHLVAEAQETKTPTELFINRFSRYYTPLIIAVAVLVLLLPPLLYGGDWSNWLYQSLAVLIVGCPCALILSSPIAILSGITRAARCGILIKGGVHLEQLGRINLLAFDKTGTLTKGEPRVEDCVVFDARLHQIAGALEHGSSHPLAKAVLKAVTAYGIAPAVAENLQTVSGQGVTGVIEGIAYRIGNENSLSGPVLTNEVTRAIGRLKQAGMTLVIVSNDSRVLGIYGIADEIREESRSVIESLRRLGIRKTVMLTGDHEATARKVAEATGITDYIAGLLPEDKVDRVKALSSRHKVAMIGDGINDAPALASASLGIAMGKGTDSAIETADIVLMQDHLGMLPEAVKVAKRVNRTIRFNIGLALALKLIALLLTIPGWLTLWIAILSDMGATILVSLISLTILMDARKKTAPVKERPENRETRV
- a CDS encoding D-alanyl-D-alanine carboxypeptidase family protein, which produces MTMYKRIHIVVLLLCIISFGAAFPVYAAEEDQGKPILSSDSAILIDAKTGTVLFAHNEEKQQFPASITKIVTGIIAMESDQDLSSLVTTSKEARNEEGTRIYLEEGEQQTLFNLLYGMLMNSGNDAATAIAEFIDGSKAKFAERMNRFVVEKAGATHTHFVNPSGLPDPEQYTTAMDMAKIARYAMQNRLFRTIVGTKTLPWNGQTWKTTLVNHNEMLGNYEGTTGIKNGYTGDSGFTLVTSAKRGDLELIGVLLKSPTKSALYKDMTKLLDYGFQHFDLQQVRAANPAYPLAGTEPENSATDEPLYAVVPKGETPVITVTPDREVKVLTSLGEYSAGKLKPISPNMAAIARQYGDIDASVQRAVLKEDVPKEPSASTKVKIFIVWVGLMAYLCLIAVIRVRRNRIQRGRSF
- a CDS encoding HesB/YadR/YfhF family protein gives rise to the protein MRLSVEQSAAQWYIRELELSDGDHLRIFVRLGGSGSVQPGYSLGIMKDTPRNLGLKDVVEGITFYMEADNLWFLDDKELLIRFNEAEDDISMDIE
- a CDS encoding DUF6886 family protein, giving the protein MRLYHFSEDPNIQAFTPRQLPYRLHEPAMVWAIDEWHAYHYYFPRDCPRVCFWPAPTTSEADRERFFGLSGTHRVIAVESGWLDRIRDAAVFRYEFDTRNFEVYAKDAGYYIAKQEVVPLRVERVGDCLGGMAEAGIEVRITPSLQRLREAIPASSVNFSMIRMSNARTEMEG
- a CDS encoding LysR family transcriptional regulator, whose product is MDFKKYKTFQVVADTLNLTRAADQLGYTQPTITLQLQSLESELGVTLLGRNGKRTFLTPAGKIVKHYVDQTFALMDEMEAELRKLENPHGLLTVAAPEFYCTQYLSLILHSYIAENPNVKLQLFSCDSNDAIKKVSSNEADLAIIAGPCDLPQMEKMPLGREDLVLVTTTELLEQHELSELLETYPFITYKSGSNIQRLVNECLSEYGFVPDKYIACVSDETIKRTVMYNTGIALLGAALVEDELRKGTLAEIHRFPGKIETNMVMLKKRIAEQNIHSFAQIVQRIWKEWD
- the rocF gene encoding arginase, with amino-acid sequence MDAVKNTNITIIGVPLHYGANRKGVDLGPDAIRGANLHDRLEALGYSIEDAGDLQVNRLLQPAAQDEKLKYMNEIARVDQALCDTVSEEMGKGRFPLVLGGDHSIAIGTIKGVLRHVKRLGVIWFDAHTDVNTHETTDSGNIHGMSLAALLGYGHDDLTSIGGSGLKLLPENIVIIGARSIDPGERAFLKAKGIKVFTMHDIDRNGMKQVMEEALDIVSNGTDGVHLSLDLDGMDPSDAPGVSTPVSGGLSYRESHFAMELLFERNLLVSAEIVEVNPMLDQHNKTAVAAVELIGSAFGERIL
- a CDS encoding ornithine--oxo-acid transaminase; protein product: MASTSNASSRIIAQTERLGARNYHPLPIVVSKAEGVWVEDPEGNRFMDMLSAYSALNHGHRHPRIIAALKEQADKVTLTSRAFHNDRLGIFYEKLSTMTGKNMILPMNTGAEAVETALKAVRRWAYNVKRVPADQAEIIVCEGNFHGRTITVTSFSSSDEYKAGFGPFTPGFRVIPYGDIEALRAAITPNTAAFLVEPIQGEAGIIMPPAGFLKEAAELCRQHRVLFVADEIQTGFGRTGKRFACDWEDVTPDMYILGKALGGGVFPISAVAADAAILGVFEPGSHGSTFGGNPLACAVAIAALDVLEDEGLINRSEELGTYFIGLLRGIGSPAVKDIRGRGLFIGLELDGEARPYCEKLKELGILCKETHATTIRFAPPLTITKEQLDWAFARIKLLF